The following coding sequences lie in one Synechococcus sp. PCC 7336 genomic window:
- the xseB gene encoding exodeoxyribonuclease VII small subunit has translation MNSSTPPSFEEQLARLEKIATLLERGTLPLAELLQLYEEGMHLAEQCRHFLVTAEQSVTEIQLKGDRGLPCESPDSLDATDAEELTADLDF, from the coding sequence TTGAATAGCTCTACTCCCCCTTCCTTTGAAGAGCAACTGGCTCGTCTAGAAAAAATCGCCACCTTGTTGGAGCGAGGCACGCTCCCTTTAGCCGAGTTGCTACAGCTCTATGAAGAAGGGATGCACTTAGCAGAGCAATGCCGCCATTTTTTGGTTACCGCCGAGCAAAGCGTGACTGAAATTCAACTGAAAGGCGATCGGGGGCTTCCCTGCGAATCCCCGGACTCGCTAGATGCTACGGATGCAGAGGAGCTAACAGCCGATTTAGACTTTTGA
- a CDS encoding Tfp pilus assembly protein FimT/FimU, translated as MNVYLNWFWQKKVSRVGKSLPRQRGFTMLELAVLAVLGATLSTVVFAGWNSGRDRLALDNAASQLSGVLQAGRFQAIRRNQPVAVYLSPGTNRVITEVVNSTTPICNNPANPIIDRLDLDDSIDGLTVIWNTSGTSTDGVVWQANGLAASCGGGLANQSINLNFNGNAEQLTISGTAGRVQKQ; from the coding sequence ATGAATGTGTATCTCAACTGGTTTTGGCAGAAGAAAGTTTCGAGAGTTGGTAAAAGTCTGCCTCGTCAGAGGGGATTTACCATGCTGGAATTAGCGGTGTTGGCTGTCTTAGGGGCAACTCTATCGACAGTGGTTTTCGCAGGGTGGAATTCTGGTCGCGATCGCTTGGCATTAGACAATGCTGCTAGCCAACTGAGTGGAGTTCTCCAGGCAGGCCGATTTCAAGCTATCAGGCGCAATCAACCTGTGGCTGTCTACCTTTCGCCTGGAACAAATAGGGTCATAACTGAAGTCGTTAATTCAACCACACCGATTTGTAATAACCCAGCTAACCCTATCATCGATCGACTCGATCTGGATGATTCTATTGACGGACTGACAGTAATTTGGAACACTTCAGGCACTAGCACAGATGGCGTAGTTTGGCAGGCTAATGGTTTGGCTGCATCGTGTGGGGGCGGATTGGCAAATCAAAGCATCAATCTTAACTTTAATGGAAATGCTGAGCAACTCACTATTAGTGGAACTGCTGGGAGGGTACAAAAGCAATGA
- a CDS encoding prepilin-type N-terminal cleavage/methylation domain-containing protein: protein MILSNRNRSTQGFSFTEVMASIVILSLGILAATRMQATALSANLAPVNSQEAAIIARETIEVLASGQAPNPTVNGYIVNATRTGCQFGATLVCAGAGTDLEQLTVTVTDPNGSIEPYTVSTLRVP from the coding sequence ATGATATTGTCTAATCGAAATCGATCGACCCAAGGATTTTCGTTTACCGAAGTGATGGCCTCAATAGTGATTTTATCCCTCGGAATCTTGGCTGCAACAAGAATGCAGGCGACAGCTTTGAGTGCTAATCTCGCTCCAGTAAATTCTCAAGAGGCTGCCATCATTGCAAGAGAAACTATAGAAGTTTTGGCATCTGGCCAAGCCCCTAATCCAACCGTGAATGGCTATATCGTGAATGCCACTCGAACCGGCTGCCAGTTTGGAGCTACTTTGGTTTGTGCAGGTGCCGGCACTGATTTAGAGCAGTTAACCGTTACAGTGACTGACCCAAATGGCTCTATAGAGCCTTACACCGTTTCTACGTTAAGAGTTCCTTAG
- a CDS encoding PilW family protein — protein sequence MYVNRPRLKLALLATARGFTLAEALVATIMSGFVLASLGVLFSSGVTSYRTNEQIVSVTQSTEVATALLQSDVRLAGYLGNGVGNLPGSANPVVLQNNIEELFNAGGWPFHTGNPANPLPTVTRLAAGAAADDGGTCSSNAMGSGCIQIISLNEIFPTTFTIDYVRYWITGATATGRPTLMRANNTYTCTSSDAMVAAPADPFECTIDNPAGAGQVAEGIEDFRLYWSNGSNWFDWETSTMTPGSNRRVGIYLRGRSVQPELDRQYPYDSVDIDLPAGVAPDVSGGTFDPRFRRIEKWLDIVLFNPQV from the coding sequence ATGTACGTGAATCGTCCGCGTCTAAAACTTGCGCTTCTAGCAACGGCACGAGGTTTTACTTTAGCTGAAGCATTGGTAGCCACGATTATGTCGGGCTTTGTGTTGGCCTCTTTAGGGGTATTGTTTTCCTCGGGAGTTACTAGCTATCGCACGAACGAACAGATTGTTTCAGTCACCCAGAGTACTGAAGTCGCCACTGCCTTACTCCAAAGCGATGTTCGATTGGCGGGCTACTTGGGTAACGGAGTTGGTAATTTGCCCGGAAGTGCCAATCCAGTTGTCTTGCAAAACAATATTGAAGAGCTCTTCAATGCAGGTGGCTGGCCCTTCCACACTGGCAATCCGGCAAATCCACTCCCGACAGTCACTCGATTGGCTGCTGGTGCTGCAGCAGATGATGGAGGAACCTGTTCGAGTAATGCAATGGGCAGTGGATGCATCCAAATTATTTCACTGAATGAGATCTTTCCCACAACTTTTACTATTGATTACGTTCGCTACTGGATTACAGGCGCAACAGCCACTGGTCGTCCCACTTTAATGAGGGCAAATAATACTTATACCTGTACCAGTTCAGATGCTATGGTGGCTGCTCCAGCAGATCCCTTTGAATGCACGATCGACAATCCAGCAGGAGCAGGTCAAGTAGCTGAAGGCATCGAAGATTTTCGCCTGTATTGGTCTAATGGTTCCAACTGGTTTGATTGGGAGACATCTACTATGACGCCAGGCTCCAATCGCCGTGTCGGTATCTATTTAAGAGGTCGATCGGTACAGCCAGAACTAGACCGTCAGTATCCATATGATTCTGTAGACATTGATTTACCTGCCGGAGTCGCTCCTGATGTCTCTGGTGGAACATTTGACCCCAGATTCCGACGTATCGAGAAGTGGCTAGATATTGTACTGTTTAACCCTCAGGTTTGA